A region from the Rosa rugosa chromosome 6, drRosRugo1.1, whole genome shotgun sequence genome encodes:
- the LOC133713343 gene encoding uncharacterized protein LOC133713343 isoform X2: MASHTPIEELLRRFTRPITRPISQPPTAARRMTRPPEGEFVASDQVSRSFSRRFTETKGRMLQPYLTELTDALKVYDISCQLTVQLDPYSEMTFSTSNTNSEANVARGRKALEYLQLMPFRLAPMVIKYINGSFTDEILTGNQEGGLRSTYRIESEQLLKCKRLLSGSLQDLERLTGCDIWLGADRVIIVGTLEGSRLAREVVEDCIVRNVPPAPKIRNLMTSLASQEFETLGL; encoded by the exons ATGGCCTCGCATACGCCCATAGAAGAGCTTTTGCGTCGTTTTACGAGACCAATTACGAGACCAATTTCCCAGCCACCAACTGCTGCCCGTAGAATGACCCGCCCACCTGAGGGCGAGTTCGTCGCTTCTGATCAAGTCTCTAGGTCTTTCTCTAGGCGCTTCACTGAAACCAAAG GACGAATGTTGCAACCATATTTGACCGAGCTGACAGATGCTCTCAAGGTGTATGACATTTCTTGCCAACTGACTGTGCAG CTTGACCCATACAGTGAGATGACATTCTCCACAAGCAACACAAACAGCGAAGCTAATGTTGCCAGGGGTAGGAAAGCTCTTGAATATTTGCAATTGATGCCATTTCGCCTTGCTCCTATG GTGATAAAGTACATCAATGGAAGTTTTACTGATGAAATCCTAACTGGGAATCAGGAAGGTGGGCTTCGCTCAACATATAGAATCGAATCA GAGCAATTGCTTAAGTGCAAGAGACTCCTCTCTGGTTCTTTACAG GACCTTGAACGACTGACGGGATGTGATATTTGGCTTGGT GCGGACCGCGTTATTATTGTCGGTACACTTGAAGGATCAAGGCTAGCAAGGGAGGTTGTGGAAGACTGCATCGTTCGTAATGTGCCTCCTGCGCCCAAAATCAGAAACCTCATGACGAGTCTAGCATCGCAGGAATTCGAGACTCTGGGTTTATGA
- the LOC133713343 gene encoding uncharacterized protein LOC133713343 isoform X3, protein MASHTPIEELLRRFTRPITRPISQPPTAARRMTRPPEGEFVASDQVSRSFSRRFTETKGRMLQPYLTELTDALKVYDISCQLTVQLGSQLDPYSEMTFSTSNTNSEANVARGRKALEYLQLMPFRLAPMVIKYINGSFTDEILTGNQEGGLRSTYRIESDLERLTGCDIWLGADRVIIVGTLEGSRLAREVVEDCIVRNVPPAPKIRNLMTSLASQEFETLGL, encoded by the exons ATGGCCTCGCATACGCCCATAGAAGAGCTTTTGCGTCGTTTTACGAGACCAATTACGAGACCAATTTCCCAGCCACCAACTGCTGCCCGTAGAATGACCCGCCCACCTGAGGGCGAGTTCGTCGCTTCTGATCAAGTCTCTAGGTCTTTCTCTAGGCGCTTCACTGAAACCAAAG GACGAATGTTGCAACCATATTTGACCGAGCTGACAGATGCTCTCAAGGTGTATGACATTTCTTGCCAACTGACTGTGCAG CTTGGCTCACAGCTTGACCCATACAGTGAGATGACATTCTCCACAAGCAACACAAACAGCGAAGCTAATGTTGCCAGGGGTAGGAAAGCTCTTGAATATTTGCAATTGATGCCATTTCGCCTTGCTCCTATG GTGATAAAGTACATCAATGGAAGTTTTACTGATGAAATCCTAACTGGGAATCAGGAAGGTGGGCTTCGCTCAACATATAGAATCGAATCA GACCTTGAACGACTGACGGGATGTGATATTTGGCTTGGT GCGGACCGCGTTATTATTGTCGGTACACTTGAAGGATCAAGGCTAGCAAGGGAGGTTGTGGAAGACTGCATCGTTCGTAATGTGCCTCCTGCGCCCAAAATCAGAAACCTCATGACGAGTCTAGCATCGCAGGAATTCGAGACTCTGGGTTTATGA
- the LOC133713343 gene encoding uncharacterized protein LOC133713343 isoform X1, translating to MASHTPIEELLRRFTRPITRPISQPPTAARRMTRPPEGEFVASDQVSRSFSRRFTETKGRMLQPYLTELTDALKVYDISCQLTVQLGSQLDPYSEMTFSTSNTNSEANVARGRKALEYLQLMPFRLAPMVIKYINGSFTDEILTGNQEGGLRSTYRIESEQLLKCKRLLSGSLQDLERLTGCDIWLGADRVIIVGTLEGSRLAREVVEDCIVRNVPPAPKIRNLMTSLASQEFETLGL from the exons ATGGCCTCGCATACGCCCATAGAAGAGCTTTTGCGTCGTTTTACGAGACCAATTACGAGACCAATTTCCCAGCCACCAACTGCTGCCCGTAGAATGACCCGCCCACCTGAGGGCGAGTTCGTCGCTTCTGATCAAGTCTCTAGGTCTTTCTCTAGGCGCTTCACTGAAACCAAAG GACGAATGTTGCAACCATATTTGACCGAGCTGACAGATGCTCTCAAGGTGTATGACATTTCTTGCCAACTGACTGTGCAG CTTGGCTCACAGCTTGACCCATACAGTGAGATGACATTCTCCACAAGCAACACAAACAGCGAAGCTAATGTTGCCAGGGGTAGGAAAGCTCTTGAATATTTGCAATTGATGCCATTTCGCCTTGCTCCTATG GTGATAAAGTACATCAATGGAAGTTTTACTGATGAAATCCTAACTGGGAATCAGGAAGGTGGGCTTCGCTCAACATATAGAATCGAATCA GAGCAATTGCTTAAGTGCAAGAGACTCCTCTCTGGTTCTTTACAG GACCTTGAACGACTGACGGGATGTGATATTTGGCTTGGT GCGGACCGCGTTATTATTGTCGGTACACTTGAAGGATCAAGGCTAGCAAGGGAGGTTGTGGAAGACTGCATCGTTCGTAATGTGCCTCCTGCGCCCAAAATCAGAAACCTCATGACGAGTCTAGCATCGCAGGAATTCGAGACTCTGGGTTTATGA